From Pelosinus fermentans DSM 17108, the proteins below share one genomic window:
- a CDS encoding ABC transporter ATP-binding protein encodes MLKLFKFLKPYQISVATVLLFTFIETLGTLYVPTLTADIVNNGVTQGNIPYIIKTGVFMLLVAIFTAGTAVLNSRLSANISSGFARDIRKALFMKAQALSINDFHKIGTASMITRTTSDVTLIGQTTVMLMQMLLPAPVMAVAGLFLAFSKDKGIALIIVATMLIFLLIAALLGKKIIPLFKFIQIKMDNITRILREIIIGVRVIRAFNRENHEKNKIDTAVTDYAANSIRINKMIATLLPVVMLVINMGIISILWLGGRRVADGQMQVGDIMALIEYCSLILFFLIMGTMMFMYIPRAQACAERIDEVLSMTPEITDKSSNSHPRGDYAHIEFRNVSFRYSNAAEPILSNLSFESKSGEVTAIIGGTGSGKSTIANLIPRFFEIESGSILINGTNIRNFSQKELRDKIGFVPQKAFLFSGTIADNIRDGKANATQAEIEQAAQIAQADGFIRELKNGYQAYVAQGGNNLSGGQKQRLTIARALIRKPEIYIFDDSFSALDLKTDAMLRRALKKEIGRATVIMVAQRISTIMEADRILVLEDGIITGTGQHQELMQNCQVYRQIAASQLSEAELASS; translated from the coding sequence ATGCTCAAACTTTTTAAATTCTTAAAACCATACCAAATTTCAGTCGCCACAGTGCTTCTATTTACCTTTATAGAAACATTGGGTACATTGTATGTTCCAACCCTTACGGCTGATATTGTAAATAACGGTGTGACCCAGGGAAATATACCGTATATTATCAAGACCGGGGTATTCATGTTATTGGTTGCAATATTTACAGCAGGCACGGCAGTGTTAAATTCCCGACTGTCAGCCAATATTTCCTCCGGGTTTGCACGAGACATTCGGAAAGCATTATTTATGAAGGCACAGGCGCTTTCAATTAACGACTTTCATAAAATCGGCACAGCCTCAATGATTACCCGAACCACCAGTGATGTGACCTTAATCGGACAGACAACCGTTATGCTGATGCAAATGCTGCTTCCAGCGCCGGTAATGGCGGTTGCAGGACTATTTCTGGCTTTTTCAAAGGATAAGGGCATCGCCTTGATCATCGTAGCAACCATGCTTATTTTCTTGCTGATTGCTGCATTACTGGGGAAAAAAATCATCCCTCTGTTTAAGTTTATTCAGATCAAAATGGATAACATCACCCGTATCCTGAGGGAAATCATTATCGGTGTCCGTGTCATTCGTGCCTTTAATCGTGAGAACCACGAGAAAAACAAGATTGACACCGCAGTTACCGATTATGCCGCCAATTCGATCCGCATCAATAAGATGATTGCAACCTTGCTCCCTGTGGTCATGCTGGTGATTAACATGGGAATCATCAGTATTCTGTGGCTGGGCGGAAGAAGAGTGGCGGACGGGCAGATGCAGGTTGGCGATATTATGGCTTTAATTGAATACTGCTCCTTAATTCTGTTTTTCCTCATTATGGGAACGATGATGTTTATGTACATTCCGCGGGCCCAGGCATGTGCCGAACGAATCGATGAGGTTTTGAGCATGACGCCTGAAATTACAGATAAAAGCTCTAATTCACATCCCAGAGGCGACTATGCCCATATTGAATTTCGCAATGTAAGCTTTCGGTATTCCAATGCGGCGGAACCGATTTTGAGCAATCTAAGCTTTGAATCAAAATCTGGTGAGGTAACTGCAATCATAGGCGGAACCGGTTCAGGCAAATCCACTATTGCAAACCTGATTCCACGTTTTTTTGAGATCGAAAGTGGCAGTATTCTAATTAACGGAACGAACATACGCAATTTTTCCCAAAAAGAACTTCGGGATAAAATTGGCTTTGTTCCACAAAAAGCATTTCTTTTCAGCGGAACCATTGCAGACAACATCCGGGATGGAAAGGCTAACGCGACACAGGCAGAAATTGAACAGGCCGCACAAATCGCACAGGCGGATGGCTTTATCCGTGAATTGAAAAATGGATATCAGGCCTATGTTGCACAAGGCGGAAACAATCTGTCCGGGGGACAGAAACAACGCCTGACGATTGCCCGTGCTTTGATCCGCAAACCTGAAATCTATATTTTTGATGACAGCTTTTCTGCGTTGGATCTTAAGACGGATGCCATGCTGCGCAGAGCATTGAAAAAGGAAATTGGACGCGCTACTGTTATTATGGTAGCACAGCGCATCAGCACCATTATGGAAGCCGACCGCATTCTCGTGCTGGAGGATGGAATCATCACAGGAACCGGCCAGCATCAAGAACTGATGCAGAATTGTCAAGTCTACCGCCAGATTGCCGCTTCTCAACTCAGCGAAGCGGAATTGGCTTCATCATAA
- a CDS encoding ABC transporter ATP-binding protein has product MENSTNQLIESTDNTFDDAIERAKNVKAATIRLIKLLARQRGKLLLILLSVLISAALSIAAPLVMGKAVDQLYEGIKSAAAAETAFQVSINTMGGTIGILLLIYLATSLFNYFEEYIMASVSQQLTLSMRKELSGKLNRLPLKYFDSHSKGDLLSRVTNDIERIADSLQEGLIKFITSVVTIFASLIIMTFISPILTSIVITTLGLSLFVTTRFSHKIEGYFADNQKNLGELNGKIEEIYTGQLIIKAFSKESDTLKAFQAANEKLYDANRKAQFSVYAIDPLIRFLGRIGYVIIAVVSGIFAVQGTMSLGNILAFLRYVGNCSEPMTEISYILNMLQSAVASAERIFEVMDEEEERPEQVLDEPLKSPKGKVTFKHVKFGYRDDVVLMNDINLQLNAGDTIAIVGPTGAGKTTLVNLLMRFYELQGGTIAIDGVDIKKMSRRSLRRMFGMVLQDTWLFHGSIRDNIAYGRLDASLDEVVSAAKAARADHFIRTLPQGYDTILEADGSNISQGQKQLLTIARAILANPSILILDEATSSVDTKTEAEIQKAMSNLMKGRTSFVIAHRLSTIRDADLILVMQNGTIIEQGKHQQLLEHQGFYEQLYNSQFANKVLLEG; this is encoded by the coding sequence ATGGAAAATTCTACTAATCAACTCATAGAATCAACAGATAACACTTTTGATGATGCAATTGAAAGAGCCAAAAATGTAAAGGCAGCAACGATTCGCTTAATTAAGCTGCTTGCAAGGCAGAGAGGAAAGCTCTTGCTGATCTTGCTTTCCGTACTGATCAGCGCCGCTCTGTCGATTGCGGCTCCTTTGGTAATGGGAAAGGCTGTGGACCAGCTATACGAAGGAATCAAGTCAGCTGCTGCAGCAGAAACAGCATTTCAGGTCAGTATTAATACAATGGGCGGTACCATCGGCATTCTGCTGCTTATTTATCTAGCCACTTCGTTATTTAATTATTTTGAGGAATATATAATGGCCAGCGTGTCGCAGCAGCTAACGCTCAGTATGCGCAAGGAATTAAGCGGCAAACTTAACCGCCTGCCGCTCAAGTATTTCGATTCTCACTCGAAGGGAGATCTATTAAGCCGTGTCACCAATGATATTGAGCGAATTGCAGACAGCTTGCAGGAGGGACTGATAAAATTTATTACCTCAGTCGTTACTATTTTTGCCTCCCTTATCATTATGACGTTTATCAGCCCGATCCTTACCAGCATTGTCATTACAACACTGGGACTCTCCCTATTTGTAACCACAAGGTTCTCACATAAAATAGAGGGATATTTTGCTGATAACCAAAAAAACCTTGGTGAACTCAACGGCAAAATTGAGGAAATATATACAGGCCAGCTTATCATTAAAGCCTTCAGCAAGGAGTCGGATACACTAAAAGCCTTTCAGGCTGCCAATGAAAAGCTGTATGATGCCAACAGAAAGGCACAGTTTTCCGTCTATGCCATTGATCCCCTGATCCGCTTCTTAGGCCGAATCGGCTATGTAATCATTGCAGTAGTCAGCGGCATCTTTGCCGTCCAGGGAACAATGTCGCTGGGCAATATACTGGCCTTTCTACGGTATGTGGGCAACTGCTCGGAGCCGATGACCGAAATTTCCTATATCCTGAATATGCTGCAATCCGCCGTGGCGTCGGCAGAGCGTATATTTGAGGTTATGGATGAAGAAGAAGAAAGACCGGAGCAAGTTCTTGACGAGCCGCTGAAAAGCCCGAAGGGCAAGGTCACCTTTAAACATGTAAAATTTGGCTATAGGGATGATGTCGTTTTGATGAACGACATCAATCTCCAGCTGAATGCCGGCGATACCATTGCTATTGTAGGCCCTACGGGAGCCGGAAAAACCACGTTGGTCAATCTGCTGATGCGATTTTACGAGCTTCAGGGCGGAACGATAGCCATTGATGGCGTTGATATTAAAAAGATGAGCCGCAGATCCCTGCGAAGGATGTTCGGGATGGTTTTGCAGGATACCTGGCTGTTCCATGGCAGCATAAGGGACAATATTGCCTACGGGCGTTTGGATGCCAGCCTAGATGAGGTAGTAAGCGCAGCCAAAGCCGCCCGTGCCGACCATTTTATCCGAACCTTGCCCCAGGGTTACGACACGATATTGGAAGCGGACGGCTCAAATATATCCCAGGGACAAAAACAGCTTTTGACGATTGCCAGAGCCATTCTCGCTAATCCATCCATTTTGATTTTGGATGAAGCCACCTCCAGTGTGGATACGAAAACGGAAGCTGAAATTCAAAAAGCAATGAGCAATCTGATGAAAGGGCGGACCAGCTTCGTAATTGCACACAGATTGTCCACTATCCGCGATGCGGATTTGATTTTGGTGATGCAAAATGGAACGATTATTGAACAGGGAAAACATCAGCAGCTGCTGGAACACCAAGGATTTTATGAACAGCTTTACAACAGCCAGTTTGCCAACAAGGTCTTGCTGGAAGGATAA
- a CDS encoding superoxide dismutase: MSYQVQDFDHLLGMQGFSETLLHHHFALYHELVENRNRIAANLEGLAAQGQEDTPEYASLKRCLSWQSNDMRLHELYFENLGGQSEMNRRSCLIEKLTENFGSYKTWAEDFKTTASIPGVGWAVLCQDHSSGKLNNLWLDEHQAEIPADYKPLLVLDAWEHSYMMDFGLKRPEYLETFFKNIDWDVVDRRLIV; the protein is encoded by the coding sequence ATGTCTTATCAAGTACAAGATTTTGACCATCTTTTAGGAATGCAAGGCTTTAGTGAAACCTTACTGCACCATCATTTTGCCTTGTATCATGAACTTGTGGAAAATCGGAATCGAATTGCAGCCAACCTTGAAGGATTAGCAGCACAAGGACAGGAAGACACCCCTGAGTATGCGAGTCTTAAGCGTTGTTTGAGCTGGCAATCGAATGATATGCGTTTGCATGAACTGTATTTTGAAAACTTAGGCGGTCAGAGCGAGATGAATCGTAGATCCTGTTTAATCGAAAAATTGACCGAGAATTTTGGCAGCTATAAGACATGGGCAGAAGATTTTAAGACGACTGCAAGTATTCCTGGTGTTGGCTGGGCCGTATTGTGTCAGGATCACAGCAGTGGTAAATTAAATAATCTTTGGCTTGATGAACATCAGGCTGAGATTCCCGCAGATTATAAGCCGTTGTTAGTATTAGATGCCTGGGAACATTCGTATATGATGGATTTTGGTTTAAAAAGACCAGAGTATCTGGAAACTTTCTTTAAAAATATTGACTGGGATGTAGTTGATCGAAGATTAATTGTATAA
- a CDS encoding YnfA family protein, translating to MEVLKSAGYFILAGLFEIGGGYLIWLWLREGKGISYAVWGAIILVLYGVIPTLQPASFGRVYAAYGGVFIVLSILWGWGIDKIPPDRFDIIGGLISLAGVLIIMYWPR from the coding sequence ATGGAGGTTTTAAAATCTGCAGGCTATTTTATCTTGGCTGGTTTATTTGAAATCGGCGGCGGTTATTTAATATGGCTTTGGCTGCGGGAGGGAAAAGGAATTAGCTATGCAGTGTGGGGCGCTATTATTCTAGTGTTATACGGCGTCATCCCTACATTACAGCCAGCCAGCTTTGGTCGGGTGTACGCTGCCTATGGAGGCGTTTTTATCGTACTTTCCATTCTTTGGGGGTGGGGCATTGATAAAATTCCCCCAGATCGATTTGATATTATTGGCGGCCTCATTTCACTGGCAGGCGTCCTGATTATTATGTACTGGCCCAGATGA